One window of the Prionailurus bengalensis isolate Pbe53 chromosome E1, Fcat_Pben_1.1_paternal_pri, whole genome shotgun sequence genome contains the following:
- the VEZF1 gene encoding vascular endothelial zinc finger 1 isoform X2, which produces MEANWTAFLFQAHEASHHQQQAAQNSLLPLLSSAVEPPDQKPLLPIPITQKPQAAPETLKDAIGIKKEKPKTSFVCTYCSKAFRDSYHLRRHESCHTGIKLVSRSKKTPTTVVPLISTIAGDSSRTSLVSTIAGILSTVTTSSSGTNPSSSASTTAMPVTQSVKKPSKPVKKNHACEMCGKAFRDVYHLNRHKLSHSDEKPFECPVCNQRFKRKDRMTYHVRSHEGGITKPYTCSVCGKGFSRPDHLSCHVKHVHSTERPFKCQTCTAAFATKDRLRTHMVRHEGKVSCNICGKLLSAAYITSHLKTHGQSQSINCNTCKQGISKTCMSEETSNQKQQQQQQQQQQQQHVTSWPGKQVETLRLWEEAVKARKKEAANLCQTSTAATTPVTLTTPFNITSSVSSGTMSNPVTVAAAMSMRSPVNVSSAVNITSPMNIGHPVTITSPLSMTSPLTLTTPVNLPTPVTAPVNIAHPVTITSPMNLPTPMTLAAPLNIAMRPVESMPFLPQALPTSPPW; this is translated from the exons ATGGAGGCCAACTGGACCGCGTTCCTGTTCCAG GCCCATGAAGCCTCCCATCACCAACAGCAGGCAGCACAGAACAGCTTGCTGCCCCTCCTGAGCTCTGCTGTGGAACCCCCTGATCAGAAACCATTGCTTCCAATACCAATAACTCAGAAACCTCAAGCAGCACCAGAAACATTAAAGGATGCCATtgggattaaaaaagaaaaacccaaaacttcATTTGTGTGCACTTACTGCAGTAAAGCTTTCAGGGACAGCTATCACCTGAGGCGCCACGAGTCCTGCCACACAGGGATCAAGTTGGTGTCCCGGTCAAAGAAAACTCCCACTACGGTGGTTCCCCTCATCTCCACCATCGCTGGGGACAGCAGCAGAACTTCGTTGGTCTCAACCATTGCTGGCATCTTATCAACAGTCACTACATCTTCCTCGGGCACCAACCCCAGCAGCAGTGCCAGCACCACAGCTATGCCCGTGACCCAGTCTGTCAAGAAACCCAGTAAGCCTGTCAAGAAGAACCATGCCTGCGAGATGTGTGGGAAGGCCTTCCGAGACGTGTACCACCTCAACCGGCACAAGCTCTCCCATTCGGACGAAAAGCCCTTCGAGTGTCCTGTTTGTAATCAGCGCTTCAAGAGGAAGGACCGGATGACTTACCATGTGAGGTCTCACGAAGGAGGCATCACCAAACCTTATACTTGCAGTGTTTGTGGGAAAGGCTTCTCGAG GCCTGACCACTTAAGCTGTCACGTAAAACATGTCCATTCAACAGAAAGACCCTTCAAATGCCAA ACGTGCACTGCTGCCTTTGCCACCAAAGACAGACTGCGGACACACATGGTGCGCCACGAAGGCAAGGTATCGTGTAACATCTGTGGGAAGCTTCTGAGTGCAGCGTACATCACCAGCCACTTAAAGACACACGGGCAGAGCCAAAGTATCAACTGTAATACATGTAAACAAGGCATCAGTAAAA CATGCATGAGTGAAGAGACCAGCaaccagaagcagcagcagcaacagcaacagcagcagcagcagcaacatgTGACGAGCTGGCCAGGGAAGCAGGTGGAGACACTGAGACTGTGGGAAGAAGCTgtcaaagcaagaaagaaag AAGCTGCTAACCTGTGCCAAACCTCCACGGCTGCTACGACACCTGTGACTCTCACTACTCCATTCAATATAACGTCCTCTGTGTCGTCTGGGACGATGTCAAACCCAGTCACAGTGGCAGCTGCAATGAGCATGAGAAGTCCAGTAAATGTTTCAAGTGCAGTTAACATAACCAGCCCAATGAACATAGGGCACCCTGTAACTATAACCAGTCCGTTATCCATGACCTCTCCTTTAACACTCACTACCCCAGTcaacctccccacccctgtcactGCTCCAGTGAATATAGCACACCCTGTCACGATCACATCTCCAATGAACCTGCCCACACCTATGACGTTAGCTGCCCCTCTCAATATAGCAATGAGGCCTGTAGAGAGCATGCCTTTCTTACCCCAAGCTTTGCCTACATCACCACCTTGGTAA
- the VEZF1 gene encoding vascular endothelial zinc finger 1 isoform X1, producing MEANWTAFLFQAHEASHHQQQAAQNSLLPLLSSAVEPPDQKPLLPIPITQKPQAAPETLKDAIGIKKEKPKTSFVCTYCSKAFRDSYHLRRHESCHTGIKLVSRSKKTPTTVVPLISTIAGDSSRTSLVSTIAGILSTVTTSSSGTNPSSSASTTAMPVTQSVKKPSKPVKKNHACEMCGKAFRDVYHLNRHKLSHSDEKPFECPVCNQRFKRKDRMTYHVRSHEGGITKPYTCSVCGKGFSRPDHLSCHVKHVHSTERPFKCQFSSLMQTCTAAFATKDRLRTHMVRHEGKVSCNICGKLLSAAYITSHLKTHGQSQSINCNTCKQGISKTCMSEETSNQKQQQQQQQQQQQQHVTSWPGKQVETLRLWEEAVKARKKEAANLCQTSTAATTPVTLTTPFNITSSVSSGTMSNPVTVAAAMSMRSPVNVSSAVNITSPMNIGHPVTITSPLSMTSPLTLTTPVNLPTPVTAPVNIAHPVTITSPMNLPTPMTLAAPLNIAMRPVESMPFLPQALPTSPPW from the exons ATGGAGGCCAACTGGACCGCGTTCCTGTTCCAG GCCCATGAAGCCTCCCATCACCAACAGCAGGCAGCACAGAACAGCTTGCTGCCCCTCCTGAGCTCTGCTGTGGAACCCCCTGATCAGAAACCATTGCTTCCAATACCAATAACTCAGAAACCTCAAGCAGCACCAGAAACATTAAAGGATGCCATtgggattaaaaaagaaaaacccaaaacttcATTTGTGTGCACTTACTGCAGTAAAGCTTTCAGGGACAGCTATCACCTGAGGCGCCACGAGTCCTGCCACACAGGGATCAAGTTGGTGTCCCGGTCAAAGAAAACTCCCACTACGGTGGTTCCCCTCATCTCCACCATCGCTGGGGACAGCAGCAGAACTTCGTTGGTCTCAACCATTGCTGGCATCTTATCAACAGTCACTACATCTTCCTCGGGCACCAACCCCAGCAGCAGTGCCAGCACCACAGCTATGCCCGTGACCCAGTCTGTCAAGAAACCCAGTAAGCCTGTCAAGAAGAACCATGCCTGCGAGATGTGTGGGAAGGCCTTCCGAGACGTGTACCACCTCAACCGGCACAAGCTCTCCCATTCGGACGAAAAGCCCTTCGAGTGTCCTGTTTGTAATCAGCGCTTCAAGAGGAAGGACCGGATGACTTACCATGTGAGGTCTCACGAAGGAGGCATCACCAAACCTTATACTTGCAGTGTTTGTGGGAAAGGCTTCTCGAG GCCTGACCACTTAAGCTGTCACGTAAAACATGTCCATTCAACAGAAAGACCCTTCAAATGCCAA ttttcctcccTCATGCAGACGTGCACTGCTGCCTTTGCCACCAAAGACAGACTGCGGACACACATGGTGCGCCACGAAGGCAAGGTATCGTGTAACATCTGTGGGAAGCTTCTGAGTGCAGCGTACATCACCAGCCACTTAAAGACACACGGGCAGAGCCAAAGTATCAACTGTAATACATGTAAACAAGGCATCAGTAAAA CATGCATGAGTGAAGAGACCAGCaaccagaagcagcagcagcaacagcaacagcagcagcagcagcaacatgTGACGAGCTGGCCAGGGAAGCAGGTGGAGACACTGAGACTGTGGGAAGAAGCTgtcaaagcaagaaagaaag AAGCTGCTAACCTGTGCCAAACCTCCACGGCTGCTACGACACCTGTGACTCTCACTACTCCATTCAATATAACGTCCTCTGTGTCGTCTGGGACGATGTCAAACCCAGTCACAGTGGCAGCTGCAATGAGCATGAGAAGTCCAGTAAATGTTTCAAGTGCAGTTAACATAACCAGCCCAATGAACATAGGGCACCCTGTAACTATAACCAGTCCGTTATCCATGACCTCTCCTTTAACACTCACTACCCCAGTcaacctccccacccctgtcactGCTCCAGTGAATATAGCACACCCTGTCACGATCACATCTCCAATGAACCTGCCCACACCTATGACGTTAGCTGCCCCTCTCAATATAGCAATGAGGCCTGTAGAGAGCATGCCTTTCTTACCCCAAGCTTTGCCTACATCACCACCTTGGTAA